A section of the Caldalkalibacillus thermarum genome encodes:
- a CDS encoding NAD(P)H-dependent flavin oxidoreductase, whose protein sequence is MISKDTWCSNLASHLSPLKLHYPFIQGGMGNISPPELCAAVSRAGGLGQIGAGSLPVGEVEAKVKKVLDLLGDRYEYGLNVPLSVHPNIQGVMDLILTYKIPVVSLSAGNPQPWAERLKAEGIKVMVVVSTVRQAKKAEEAGADVIVAEGFEAAGKNSPKELTTMTLIPQVARAVSCPVVAAGGIGDGRGFLAALALGARGVQMGTRLIATMEAHVHEHYQQALLESGDEDTLVVGRRYGRVTRLLKTPYAERIAQAERDGMEEHEFLRKLDEESHYRGAILGQLDQGHVNAGQISGAIDRIVTVQELFESMVDEAYQALGALSLGEFSGEERR, encoded by the coding sequence ATGATCTCCAAGGACACCTGGTGCAGTAATCTGGCCAGCCATCTTTCTCCTCTCAAACTCCACTACCCCTTTATTCAAGGGGGAATGGGAAATATTTCACCCCCTGAACTGTGTGCTGCTGTTTCCCGGGCGGGGGGCCTGGGCCAGATCGGGGCCGGCTCCCTGCCAGTGGGCGAAGTGGAAGCTAAGGTAAAGAAAGTGCTGGACCTGTTGGGTGACCGTTATGAATACGGGCTCAATGTTCCCCTGTCCGTCCATCCGAACATCCAGGGCGTGATGGACCTCATCTTGACATATAAAATACCTGTGGTCTCCTTATCGGCAGGCAATCCCCAACCATGGGCAGAGCGGCTGAAAGCCGAAGGGATTAAAGTCATGGTGGTCGTCTCCACCGTTAGGCAGGCTAAAAAAGCGGAAGAAGCCGGGGCTGATGTTATTGTGGCCGAAGGGTTTGAAGCCGCTGGGAAAAATTCGCCCAAGGAATTAACCACCATGACCCTCATCCCCCAGGTGGCCCGGGCTGTCAGTTGTCCAGTGGTGGCCGCCGGGGGAATCGGAGATGGAAGGGGGTTTTTGGCTGCTCTGGCTTTGGGAGCCCGTGGCGTGCAGATGGGTACCCGTCTCATCGCCACCATGGAAGCCCATGTCCATGAGCATTACCAACAGGCGCTCCTTGAAAGCGGGGATGAAGACACCTTGGTTGTGGGCCGGCGTTACGGCAGGGTGACGCGCCTGCTTAAAACGCCGTATGCCGAGCGGATAGCCCAGGCTGAACGGGATGGCATGGAGGAACATGAATTTTTGCGAAAACTGGATGAAGAAAGCCACTACCGGGGCGCTATCTTGGGACAGCTGGACCAGGGACATGTTAACGCCGGGCAGATCAGTGGGGCCATCGACAGGATCGTGACTGTGCAAGAGTTGTTTGAATCCATGGTAGACGAAGCTTATCAGGCCCTGGGGGCTCTCTCCCTGGGGGAATTCAGCGGGGAGGAGAGAAGATGA
- the rocF gene encoding arginase: MNRKVSILGVPMDLGQGRRGVDMGPSAMRYANAKERLEKLGFEVKDLGDIPVPSIEERTSNELNLKCLDEVVEVNQVLADRVSEIVAGGSFPLILGGDHSIAIGTIAGVARHYKRLGVIWFDAHGDLNTGETSPSGNIHGMSLAVSLGIGHERLTGIGGYAPKIKPENVVIIGVRELDEGEKHLIREIGLKVYTMHEVDRLGMTRVMEEAISHVTQGTDGVHLSLDLDGLDPHDAPGVGTPVIGGLTYRESHLAMEMLAEADIITSAEFVEVNPILDHSNKTAKVAVALMGSLFGEKLL; this comes from the coding sequence ATGAACCGCAAAGTCAGCATCCTGGGCGTACCCATGGATCTTGGACAAGGACGGCGCGGAGTGGATATGGGACCAAGCGCCATGCGCTATGCCAATGCCAAGGAGCGTCTTGAGAAACTGGGCTTTGAGGTGAAAGATCTGGGGGATATTCCCGTTCCCAGTATAGAAGAAAGAACATCTAACGAGTTAAACCTAAAGTGTTTGGATGAGGTTGTAGAGGTCAATCAGGTACTGGCCGATAGAGTCAGTGAGATAGTTGCGGGCGGCAGCTTCCCCTTGATTTTGGGAGGGGATCACAGCATTGCCATTGGCACTATTGCTGGAGTGGCAAGGCATTATAAGCGGTTGGGGGTTATTTGGTTTGATGCCCACGGTGATTTAAATACTGGTGAGACGTCTCCCTCTGGCAATATTCACGGTATGTCCCTTGCCGTCAGTCTGGGCATCGGTCATGAGAGACTGACCGGCATTGGCGGATATGCGCCCAAAATTAAACCGGAGAACGTCGTGATCATCGGGGTCAGGGAACTTGATGAAGGGGAGAAGCACCTGATTCGGGAGATTGGGTTGAAAGTGTATACCATGCATGAAGTGGACCGTTTAGGCATGACCAGAGTGATGGAGGAAGCCATCAGTCATGTGACCCAAGGAACGGATGGTGTCCATCTCAGCTTGGATTTGGATGGGCTTGATCCCCATGACGCCCCTGGTGTAGGAACACCTGTCATAGGCGGATTAACTTACCGGGAAAGCCACCTGGCCATGGAAATGCTGGCTGAAGCGGATATTATCACCTCGGCTGAGTTTGTGGAAGTCAACCCTATTTTGGACCATAGCAATAAAACAGCCAAAGTGGCCGTGGCTCTTATGGGCTCATTATTTGGTGAAAAACTGTTGTAA
- the paaC gene encoding 1,2-phenylacetyl-CoA epoxidase subunit PaaC, with protein sequence MDIGQVQTAQEAKKNVAYLKALTTLLYQMADDDLVISHRGSEWLGLVPHIEEDVAYSSITQNTMGHALILYEMLEELGEGKADDIAYLRKPEEFRHAVLVERPNGEGLYSENPDYDWAYAVVRNLAYETFKRIRLQAVTRSSYQPLALAAQKMLREQFYHLQHWQVWIKQLAGATEESTNRLNEAINKVWADVDSLFDLGAEEEQMVAYGLIQSAEVTKKAWLNDMKEILQDAGLNWPGDPSPVQNSGRDGTHSEAFEAALAQLSEVYKTDPAASW encoded by the coding sequence ATGGACATTGGACAAGTGCAAACCGCTCAGGAAGCAAAAAAGAACGTCGCTTATTTGAAGGCGCTGACAACTTTGTTATACCAAATGGCTGACGATGATCTGGTTATCAGCCACCGCGGCTCTGAATGGCTGGGGTTGGTGCCTCATATTGAAGAAGATGTGGCTTATTCCTCCATTACCCAGAATACCATGGGGCATGCCTTGATCCTCTATGAAATGCTGGAAGAACTGGGAGAAGGGAAAGCAGATGATATCGCCTATTTGAGAAAACCGGAGGAATTCCGGCATGCGGTGCTGGTTGAACGTCCCAATGGCGAAGGACTCTATTCAGAGAATCCTGACTATGACTGGGCCTATGCTGTGGTTCGCAATCTGGCTTATGAGACCTTCAAGCGCATTCGTTTACAGGCGGTTACCCGATCATCCTATCAGCCGCTGGCCTTGGCTGCCCAAAAAATGCTGCGGGAACAATTTTATCATCTCCAACACTGGCAAGTATGGATCAAGCAATTGGCAGGGGCCACGGAGGAATCCACAAACCGTCTCAATGAAGCCATTAACAAAGTATGGGCAGATGTGGACAGCCTGTTTGATCTTGGGGCCGAAGAAGAACAAATGGTGGCCTATGGGTTAATTCAGTCTGCTGAAGTGACGAAAAAAGCATGGCTGAACGATATGAAAGAAATCCTCCAGGATGCCGGATTGAACTGGCCTGGTGATCCGTCCCCGGTGCAGAACAGCGGCCGCGACGGCACACACAGTGAAGCTTTTGAGGCCGCCCTGGCTCAGCTAAGCGAAGTGTATAAAACAGATCCTGCGGCATCGTGGTAA
- the pdhA gene encoding pyruvate dehydrogenase (acetyl-transferring) E1 component subunit alpha, which translates to MNTPVTQQLKLEARSLEEQYPLYQLIAPDGTLSEEGQAHYDVALMRQIYAQMLRARLFDRKCVNLQRQGRIGTYAPFEGQEAAQVGSALALDEKDWLFPTYRDHAATLTFGHSMVQVLLYWAARMEGCVPPEGKHIFPPSVPIATQIPHAVGAAWAEKMKGSRQAAIVYFGDGATSEGDFHEGLNFASVFHVPVVFFCQNNGFAISVPMERQMRSKTIAQKALAYDLAGIRVDGNDGLAVYTATKTALHRAREKGEPTLIEAVTWRYGAHTTADDPTKYRDQKESEQRRIFDPLDRMEKALKKQGDWDEEWAQGLRETFTREIDEAVKTMEAYPQADPADMFKYVFEEPTWNLQEQQKVFESYPGEMKSL; encoded by the coding sequence ATGAATACCCCTGTTACTCAGCAATTGAAACTTGAGGCCCGTTCACTGGAAGAACAATATCCCCTGTACCAATTGATCGCCCCCGACGGAACATTGTCGGAGGAAGGCCAAGCCCATTATGATGTGGCGCTGATGCGCCAAATATATGCACAGATGCTGAGAGCCCGCCTGTTTGACCGCAAATGTGTCAACTTGCAGCGCCAAGGGCGCATTGGCACCTATGCCCCGTTTGAAGGGCAAGAAGCAGCCCAGGTCGGCAGTGCTCTGGCCTTGGATGAAAAAGACTGGCTTTTTCCCACCTATCGCGATCATGCGGCCACATTAACCTTCGGCCATTCCATGGTCCAGGTCCTGTTGTACTGGGCTGCCCGGATGGAAGGATGTGTCCCGCCAGAAGGCAAACACATTTTTCCTCCTTCGGTACCCATCGCCACCCAGATTCCACATGCCGTGGGAGCCGCTTGGGCAGAGAAAATGAAAGGTTCCCGGCAGGCGGCCATTGTTTATTTTGGCGACGGGGCCACCAGTGAAGGGGATTTTCATGAAGGTTTAAATTTTGCCAGTGTGTTTCATGTTCCCGTGGTGTTTTTCTGCCAGAACAATGGTTTTGCCATCAGCGTACCGATGGAGAGACAGATGAGGAGTAAAACGATTGCCCAAAAAGCTTTAGCTTATGATCTTGCTGGGATCAGAGTGGACGGAAATGATGGTCTCGCCGTTTATACTGCCACAAAAACGGCCTTGCACAGGGCGAGGGAGAAAGGAGAACCCACTCTGATTGAAGCTGTCACCTGGCGTTACGGTGCCCACACCACTGCTGACGACCCGACCAAATACCGTGATCAAAAGGAAAGTGAACAGCGCCGGATATTCGACCCCTTGGACCGCATGGAAAAAGCGCTGAAAAAACAGGGAGACTGGGATGAGGAATGGGCCCAGGGCTTGAGGGAAACTTTCACCAGGGAGATTGATGAAGCTGTCAAAACCATGGAAGCCTATCCGCAAGCTGACCCCGCTGACATGTTTAAGTATGTCTTTGAAGAACCTACGTGGAACCTGCAGGAACAACAGAAAGTGTTTGAATCTTATCCTGGTGAAATGAAATCTCTCTAA
- the paaA gene encoding 1,2-phenylacetyl-CoA epoxidase subunit PaaA yields MVLPRPQVTINSDDPRVEAFLDRIDRGEKIEADDWMPDDYRYQLIKLISMHGISEIMGALPEKEWVPKAPTLKRKLSLMAKVQDEVGHGQLLLRVAEDLLRPLGKTREDILAELYAGRLKFHNVFHMPAPTWADAALIGWLVDGAAIITQRMLLSSSYAPYARALKRITAEERFHAFHGEDMAQKLGEGTPEQRRMMQEALNRWWDALLLFFGPPENQGIQSNQDINLRYKIRTKTNEQLRQEFLDKYVPQIQALGLEIPDDKLHYDHKEQKWVYTHPDYTYLKNVIAKNQGPRSQVRLALRRDAFENAAWVREALMARQNMAV; encoded by the coding sequence ATGGTGTTGCCGCGTCCTCAAGTGACCATTAATTCCGATGACCCGCGTGTGGAAGCGTTTTTGGATCGCATTGACCGGGGGGAAAAGATTGAAGCGGATGACTGGATGCCGGATGACTACCGTTATCAATTGATCAAATTGATCAGCATGCATGGCATCAGTGAAATCATGGGAGCTCTGCCCGAAAAGGAATGGGTGCCCAAGGCGCCGACTCTGAAAAGAAAATTGTCCCTGATGGCCAAGGTGCAGGATGAAGTTGGACATGGCCAACTGCTCTTGCGGGTGGCTGAAGATCTGTTGAGACCTTTGGGCAAAACCCGGGAAGACATTCTGGCTGAGTTGTATGCCGGAAGACTCAAGTTTCACAATGTCTTTCATATGCCGGCTCCCACTTGGGCTGACGCCGCGTTGATCGGCTGGCTGGTGGACGGCGCTGCTATCATTACCCAAAGAATGTTGCTTTCCAGCTCCTATGCACCCTATGCCCGTGCCTTGAAGCGGATCACCGCAGAAGAACGTTTTCACGCTTTTCATGGTGAAGATATGGCCCAGAAATTAGGGGAGGGCACGCCGGAACAGCGCAGGATGATGCAGGAGGCGTTGAACCGCTGGTGGGATGCCTTGCTGTTGTTCTTCGGTCCTCCGGAAAACCAGGGAATTCAAAGCAATCAAGACATTAATCTGCGCTATAAAATCAGAACCAAAACCAATGAGCAACTGAGACAGGAGTTTCTGGATAAGTATGTTCCCCAGATCCAGGCGCTTGGTTTAGAGATTCCCGATGACAAACTGCATTATGACCACAAGGAGCAAAAATGGGTCTACACGCACCCGGATTACACCTATCTGAAAAATGTGATTGCCAAAAACCAAGGGCCCAGATCTCAAGTGCGCCTGGCTTTGAGACGGGACGCTTTCGAAAATGCAGCGTGGGTACGCGAAGCCTTGATGGCCAGACAAAACATGGCGGTTTAG
- a CDS encoding Leu/Phe/Val dehydrogenase, translating into MSTVTFDQISEHEQVMFCNDPHTGLKAIIAIHNTTLGPALGGCRMLPYKSEEEALTDVLRLSKGMTYKCVAADVDFGGGKAVIIGDPRKDKTPELFRAFGQFVQSLNGRFYTGTDMGTTPEDFVQAYKETSFIVGLPEEYGGNGDSSVTTAFGVMQGLRAVSQFLWGTDVLTERIFAVQGLGKVGFKVAEGLLKEGANVYVTDVDPETIAKLEEKAYQYPGHVQAVTADDIYGVGADVFVPCAIGGIINDETIERLKVKAVCGAANNQLLEDRHGKVLQAKNILYAPDYIVNAGGLIQVSDELYGPNKARVLKKTRALYDTLFEIFQSAEKKAVSTVEAANQFVEERLQKRARLNSFFSPDKPPKWRVRRL; encoded by the coding sequence ATGAGTACGGTGACTTTTGATCAAATCAGCGAGCATGAACAAGTCATGTTCTGCAATGATCCCCATACGGGCTTAAAAGCCATTATTGCCATTCATAATACTACCTTGGGCCCGGCCTTGGGTGGTTGCCGCATGTTACCGTATAAAAGTGAAGAGGAAGCTTTAACTGACGTACTGCGTCTGTCGAAAGGCATGACCTATAAATGTGTGGCTGCCGATGTGGATTTCGGCGGAGGAAAAGCGGTAATTATTGGCGACCCCCGCAAAGATAAAACACCGGAGCTGTTTCGGGCCTTCGGCCAGTTTGTGCAGAGTTTGAACGGACGTTTCTACACCGGTACCGACATGGGAACAACACCTGAGGATTTTGTTCAGGCGTACAAGGAAACCAGCTTTATTGTCGGCTTGCCGGAAGAATATGGAGGGAACGGGGATTCGTCCGTCACCACCGCCTTTGGGGTTATGCAAGGCCTGAGGGCTGTCAGCCAGTTTTTATGGGGCACTGACGTTCTCACTGAACGGATCTTTGCTGTCCAGGGACTGGGCAAAGTGGGGTTCAAGGTGGCCGAAGGGCTGTTGAAAGAAGGGGCCAATGTTTATGTCACAGATGTGGATCCGGAAACCATCGCCAAACTGGAAGAAAAAGCGTACCAATACCCAGGTCATGTTCAGGCAGTTACCGCTGATGACATTTACGGGGTAGGGGCTGATGTCTTTGTGCCTTGTGCCATCGGCGGCATTATCAATGACGAGACCATTGAACGCCTTAAAGTGAAAGCTGTCTGCGGTGCTGCTAACAATCAGCTGTTGGAAGACCGGCATGGCAAAGTGCTGCAAGCCAAAAACATTCTTTATGCCCCTGACTACATTGTCAATGCCGGGGGACTGATTCAGGTTTCCGATGAATTATACGGTCCCAACAAAGCGAGGGTGTTGAAGAAAACCAGGGCGTTGTATGACACATTGTTTGAGATTTTTCAAAGCGCCGAAAAGAAAGCGGTTTCAACAGTGGAAGCGGCCAATCAGTTTGTGGAAGAACGCCTGCAAAAACGCGCCCGGCTGAACAGTTTCTTCTCCCCTGACAAACCACCGAAGTGGAGGGTGAGACGTTTATGA
- a CDS encoding 1,2-phenylacetyl-CoA epoxidase subunit B: MTNKQDVSTKGYHVYEVFSQKKPTSSFESQFSLLAPNAEVALTMAQENFLRRDEEVYNLFVVKREDMHFVKPEQRQMLYRLNNKDYRQASYYAHVTSKWRKLREQAKDKLAKGLEVEG; encoded by the coding sequence ATGACCAATAAACAGGATGTATCCACCAAAGGGTATCATGTCTATGAAGTCTTCAGTCAGAAAAAACCCACTTCCAGCTTCGAGAGCCAGTTCAGTTTGCTCGCTCCCAATGCTGAAGTGGCTTTGACCATGGCCCAGGAAAACTTTTTAAGACGGGATGAGGAAGTTTACAACCTCTTTGTCGTTAAAAGGGAAGACATGCACTTTGTCAAACCTGAACAGCGCCAGATGCTCTATCGGCTGAATAACAAGGATTATCGTCAGGCTAGTTACTATGCCCATGTGACCAGCAAGTGGAGAAAATTGAGAGAACAGGCAAAGGATAAATTGGCCAAGGGCTTGGAAGTGGAGGGATAA
- a CDS encoding alpha-ketoacid dehydrogenase subunit beta, whose product MGMNVLEQAKRFRVKNQPSQSFQQASVSRSLTLVQAVTDGLRTMMREDETVLLLGEDIGRNGGVFRATDGLIEEFGEERVIDTPLAESGIIGTSIGLALNGYKPVAEIQFLGFIYPGFEQIVSHAARIRMRTCGRYSVPLVIRAPYGAGIRAPELHSDSTESFFFHVPGLKVVVPSNPYDAKGLLIASIEDPDPVLFLEPMKSYRAQRQDVPADKYTVELGKAKRVREGDDVTVIAWGNMVRPAMEAAEQAAREKDYQADVIDLRTLYPLDYDTIIRSVKKTGRVVIVHEAHRSGGVGAEIIALINDKALLYLRSPIERVTGFDVHVPLFTLEDDYLPSPARIRDAIERVITF is encoded by the coding sequence ATGGGGATGAATGTGCTGGAACAAGCGAAGAGGTTCAGAGTGAAAAACCAGCCTTCCCAGTCCTTTCAACAGGCTTCTGTGTCCAGATCCCTCACATTGGTGCAAGCGGTGACCGACGGACTGCGGACCATGATGAGGGAGGATGAGACTGTCCTGTTATTGGGGGAGGATATTGGACGTAACGGCGGGGTTTTCAGGGCCACGGACGGGCTGATCGAAGAATTCGGAGAAGAGCGTGTCATCGATACGCCCCTGGCGGAATCAGGAATCATTGGGACCAGCATTGGGCTTGCTTTAAACGGCTATAAACCGGTGGCTGAAATTCAGTTTCTGGGCTTCATCTATCCGGGGTTTGAACAAATTGTCTCCCATGCTGCCCGCATCCGGATGAGAACTTGTGGACGTTACTCTGTTCCGCTGGTCATTCGCGCCCCTTATGGCGCCGGGATTCGGGCACCTGAACTCCATTCCGACAGCACCGAGTCCTTCTTTTTCCATGTGCCGGGATTGAAAGTGGTGGTTCCGTCCAATCCCTATGATGCCAAAGGTTTGCTTATTGCCAGTATAGAAGACCCAGATCCGGTTCTCTTTCTGGAACCAATGAAAAGCTACCGTGCCCAACGGCAAGACGTACCGGCCGATAAATATACTGTGGAACTGGGCAAAGCCAAACGGGTCCGGGAAGGTGATGATGTGACTGTCATTGCCTGGGGGAACATGGTGCGCCCCGCTATGGAAGCTGCTGAGCAGGCGGCCAGAGAAAAGGACTATCAAGCGGACGTGATTGATCTGCGCACGTTGTATCCCCTGGATTATGACACCATCATCCGCTCGGTAAAGAAAACCGGAAGGGTGGTCATTGTCCATGAGGCTCACCGCAGCGGAGGCGTTGGGGCTGAAATCATTGCCTTAATTAACGACAAAGCGCTGCTCTATCTGCGCTCGCCCATTGAACGGGTCACCGGTTTTGACGTTCACGTCCCCTTATTCACCTTGGAAGATGATTATTTGCCTTCACCGGCACGAATCCGGGATGCCATCGAACGGGTAATAACCTTCTAA
- a CDS encoding phage holin family protein translates to MDWLSYIVQEAFIVVPVLWLIGLFLKKTPHFADWAIVWVLLLLGITFTVALLGPGVESVIQGILVTGVAVFGHQLVKQTKEGMKN, encoded by the coding sequence ATGGACTGGCTCAGCTACATTGTTCAGGAAGCTTTCATTGTTGTTCCGGTGTTATGGCTGATTGGCCTGTTTCTGAAGAAAACCCCCCACTTTGCTGACTGGGCCATTGTGTGGGTGTTGCTTCTGTTGGGGATCACGTTTACGGTAGCGCTGCTGGGCCCTGGCGTCGAATCGGTGATCCAGGGAATTTTAGTCACAGGCGTGGCTGTGTTTGGTCATCAGCTGGTCAAACAAACGAAAGAAGGAATGAAAAACTGA
- a CDS encoding gamma carbonic anhydrase family protein, translated as MLYSFQGKKPQLAENVYIAPGARIIGDVVIGEESSIWYNAVLRGDEGRITIGKRTNIQDNSTLHLYPQYPLIIEDEVTVGHNVILHGCHIHTGSLIGMGATILDGVEIGEYCFIAANTLITPGKKIPPRSFVMGSPGKVIREVTGEEINMLKESAQHYTAKAKLYLREQAPKKLD; from the coding sequence ATGTTATATTCCTTTCAGGGCAAAAAGCCCCAGTTGGCAGAAAACGTATATATTGCTCCCGGTGCCCGCATTATCGGGGATGTGGTGATCGGGGAGGAATCCAGCATCTGGTACAATGCCGTCCTGCGGGGAGATGAAGGACGAATCACCATCGGCAAGCGTACCAATATCCAGGACAACAGCACCTTGCATTTATATCCGCAGTATCCCTTGATTATCGAAGATGAAGTCACTGTCGGGCACAATGTCATCCTGCACGGCTGTCACATCCATACAGGATCCTTGATCGGCATGGGGGCCACCATCCTGGACGGCGTTGAAATCGGGGAATACTGCTTCATCGCGGCCAATACCTTAATTACTCCAGGCAAAAAAATCCCGCCCCGCTCCTTTGTGATGGGCAGCCCCGGGAAGGTGATCAGGGAAGTGACCGGGGAAGAGATCAACATGCTTAAAGAGTCAGCCCAACATTATACCGCCAAAGCCAAACTCTATCTCAGGGAGCAAGCCCCAAAGAAATTAGATTGA
- a CDS encoding dihydrolipoamide acetyltransferase family protein, giving the protein MYEMKLADIGEGMTEGEVVKLLVEEGEMVEADQPVIEVQTDKVTAEIPAPVAGKIDRIHVREGAVVQVGQVIITIDEHHERHERNDRMRRLRNVMAAPYTRKVARELGVQIELVHGTGKDGRITVEDVRRYAQGRQADEPQRGDGSTASQASAQETKVPEATPALQEGSQEDTVQRREPRRIPYKGRRKQIGQKMVQSMFTIPHVTHFDKVDLTDLLKVKKELQAALSSEEETVSLSIMAFVIKALTVSLKEFPIFNAKLDEENEEIILEADINIGIAAHTEEGLIVPVLKGADRLSIVEINRQMKQLTKKAQQNALTASELRGGTFTISNVGPIGGMLATPIINYPEVAIMAFHQLEEMPVVRNQEIVIRSMMNFSMSFDHRVADGVTAVQFTNRMKELLEKPLTLFAQLS; this is encoded by the coding sequence ATGTATGAGATGAAGTTGGCGGATATCGGGGAAGGGATGACGGAAGGGGAGGTCGTCAAATTACTGGTAGAAGAAGGCGAGATGGTTGAAGCCGACCAACCGGTTATCGAAGTGCAGACGGATAAGGTCACGGCAGAAATTCCTGCCCCTGTGGCTGGTAAAATTGACAGGATTCATGTCAGAGAAGGAGCAGTGGTTCAGGTTGGTCAAGTGATCATCACCATAGATGAACATCATGAACGTCATGAACGTAATGATCGGATGCGCCGTTTACGCAATGTGATGGCCGCTCCTTATACACGAAAAGTGGCCCGTGAGCTGGGTGTCCAAATTGAGCTGGTGCACGGAACAGGAAAAGACGGCCGTATCACGGTGGAGGACGTTAGGCGTTATGCCCAGGGAAGGCAAGCAGATGAGCCACAGCGTGGTGACGGTTCCACGGCCAGCCAGGCTTCCGCTCAAGAGACCAAGGTACCTGAAGCGACTCCCGCCCTTCAAGAAGGTTCGCAGGAAGATACCGTTCAGCGCCGGGAACCGAGACGAATTCCGTATAAAGGGCGGCGAAAACAAATCGGCCAGAAAATGGTCCAGTCCATGTTTACCATTCCCCATGTCACCCATTTTGATAAAGTGGACTTGACTGATCTGTTGAAAGTGAAAAAGGAGTTGCAAGCCGCGCTTTCTTCCGAAGAGGAAACGGTAAGTCTTTCTATCATGGCTTTTGTCATCAAAGCCTTGACTGTTTCGCTGAAAGAGTTTCCCATTTTCAATGCCAAGCTGGATGAAGAGAATGAAGAGATCATTCTGGAGGCGGACATCAACATTGGTATTGCGGCCCATACAGAGGAAGGCCTGATCGTCCCTGTCCTCAAAGGGGCTGACCGTTTGAGCATCGTGGAGATCAACCGTCAAATGAAGCAGCTGACCAAAAAAGCCCAGCAAAATGCCCTTACCGCTTCCGAGCTGAGGGGAGGCACCTTCACCATCAGCAATGTAGGCCCCATCGGGGGGATGTTGGCCACCCCCATTATCAACTATCCTGAGGTGGCCATCATGGCCTTTCACCAGTTGGAAGAGATGCCGGTGGTCCGTAATCAGGAAATCGTCATCCGGTCCATGATGAATTTCTCCATGTCCTTTGACCACCGGGTGGCTGACGGGGTGACGGCCGTCCAGTTTACCAACCGCATGAAGGAGCTCCTTGAGAAACCGTTAACCCTGTTTGCCCAACTGAGTTGA